From the Synechococcus sp. Nb3U1 genome, one window contains:
- a CDS encoding class II aldolase/adducin family protein produces the protein MTSSVLSPSPTVQGLTEAELRRQLAACYRLIARFGMDDLVYTHISVRLPGPEDHFLINPFGLLFEEVTASNLVKIDTDGQIVEPSNWPINPAGFVIHSAIHSARPDICCVLHTHTTAGMAVAALPEGLLPISQFAMQFYGHLAYHDYEGLALDLAERERLIADLGSHHSLILRNHGLLTVGRTIPEAFVRMYYLEQSCRIQIAAQSTNSNLLIPPASVCEHTARQFERGGGPIGEREWQALIRKLDREDPSYQD, from the coding sequence ATGACCTCCTCTGTCCTTTCTCCATCCCCGACTGTCCAGGGTTTAACGGAAGCAGAACTGCGCCGTCAGCTGGCGGCCTGCTATCGGCTGATTGCCCGTTTTGGCATGGATGATCTGGTTTACACCCACATTTCCGTGCGCCTGCCGGGGCCAGAAGACCATTTTTTGATCAACCCCTTTGGCTTGTTGTTCGAGGAGGTGACTGCCTCCAACCTGGTCAAGATCGATACCGATGGGCAGATTGTGGAACCTAGTAACTGGCCGATTAACCCCGCTGGCTTTGTTATCCACAGCGCCATCCACAGTGCCCGTCCCGATATCTGCTGCGTGCTGCACACCCACACCACTGCTGGAATGGCGGTTGCCGCTTTGCCCGAAGGGTTGTTGCCGATCAGCCAATTTGCCATGCAGTTTTATGGCCATCTGGCTTACCACGACTATGAAGGCCTTGCCCTCGATTTGGCGGAGCGGGAACGGTTGATCGCCGATCTCGGATCCCATCACAGCCTGATCCTGCGCAATCATGGTCTGCTTACCGTCGGGCGCACCATTCCGGAAGCCTTCGTGCGCATGTACTACTTGGAACAATCTTGCCGCATTCAGATCGCGGCCCAGTCGACCAACTCTAACCTGCTCATCCCGCCCGCCTCTGTTTGTGAGCATACCGCCAGGCAGTTCGAGCGGGGGGGAGGCCCGATCGGGGAACGGGAATGGCAAGCCCTGATCCGCAAGTTGGATCGTGAGGATCCCTCCTACCAGGATTGA
- a CDS encoding histidine kinase has product MQTSLDRASTRSGIRLLLFAKNRASIADLAEQLRQHIRGLAGQYPAKLEVVLLEDHPYLAEHYKLVVTPALVKAEPLPAQVLAGGDLATQLEVWWPRWQGQVALVSNQENAGQDPTPTPPTTEALLQMSEEVFLLRQERTQLREQLHFKDRILAMLVHDLRSPLTATALAVETLQQGREGSLDEELEQQLFDHARQQLRKMDGMITDILESARGTTSELTIRAVEIQLPSLCQSVIEELWPRMQRKQLQFQADIPVDLPSVQVDGDKIRQVLFNLLDNAIKYTPAQGSIRLNVLHRTSQKVQVTVSDTGPGIPAADQENIFSDSVRLSRDQQQEGYGIGLSLCRRILRAHYGQIWVESTPGKGSSFHFTLPVYRVYRS; this is encoded by the coding sequence ATGCAAACTTCGCTAGATCGCGCTTCCACTCGCTCGGGTATCCGCCTGTTGTTGTTTGCCAAGAATCGAGCCAGTATTGCTGATCTTGCCGAGCAGTTACGTCAGCACATTCGAGGGCTAGCGGGTCAATACCCTGCTAAGTTGGAAGTCGTGCTGCTAGAGGATCACCCCTATCTGGCGGAGCATTACAAACTGGTGGTTACCCCGGCGTTGGTAAAGGCTGAACCCTTGCCTGCTCAGGTACTGGCTGGAGGAGATTTGGCTACGCAATTGGAGGTGTGGTGGCCCCGTTGGCAAGGGCAAGTGGCCTTGGTCTCTAATCAAGAGAATGCCGGGCAGGATCCCACCCCTACACCTCCCACTACCGAAGCCCTGTTGCAAATGTCGGAAGAGGTGTTCCTGCTGCGACAGGAACGGACACAATTGCGGGAGCAGCTTCATTTCAAAGACCGTATCTTGGCGATGCTGGTTCACGATTTACGCAGCCCCCTAACCGCTACAGCCCTAGCGGTAGAAACCTTACAACAAGGGCGTGAGGGATCCCTGGATGAAGAGCTGGAGCAGCAACTATTCGACCATGCCCGCCAGCAACTGCGCAAAATGGATGGCATGATCACCGACATCCTGGAGTCTGCCCGGGGTACGACATCGGAGCTAACCATTCGAGCTGTAGAAATCCAGTTGCCCAGCCTTTGCCAATCGGTGATCGAGGAGTTGTGGCCGCGGATGCAGCGCAAACAACTGCAGTTCCAGGCGGATATTCCTGTGGATTTGCCTTCAGTGCAAGTGGATGGCGATAAGATTCGCCAGGTTTTGTTCAATTTGCTGGATAACGCCATCAAATATACCCCTGCCCAGGGATCCATTCGTCTGAACGTCCTGCACCGTACCAGCCAAAAAGTTCAGGTCACCGTTAGCGATACAGGCCCAGGGATCCCGGCAGCCGACCAAGAGAACATCTTCTCCGACTCGGTACGCCTGTCGCGGGATCAACAGCAGGAAGGTTATGGCATTGGGCTTTCCCTTTGTCGGCGGATTTTACGAGCTCACTATGGGCAAATCTGGGTAGAGTCTACCCCAGGTAAGGGGAGCAGCTTCCATTTCACCCTGCCGGTGTATCGGGTCTACCGCAGCTAG
- a CDS encoding DUF3285 domain-containing protein, with product MSQPSSADPVSVPETSAPQPSYTRLAMRNMVRKGKTSLLHFALTSIGLVAILVGLAYLFH from the coding sequence ATGTCGCAGCCTTCCTCTGCTGATCCCGTTTCTGTCCCTGAGACCTCGGCCCCTCAACCCAGCTATACCCGTCTGGCCATGCGCAACATGGTGCGCAAAGGTAAGACTTCCCTGCTGCACTTTGCCCTCACCTCAATCGGGTTGGTGGCAATCTTGGTGGGGCTGGCTTACCTGTTTCACTAG
- the ablA gene encoding lysine 2,3-aminomutase translates to MPATAVPQAAIPNPWSEVPLTEWADWHWQLGHRLNSRADLEQLIQLTPEEKEALDQERKFRVDITPYFARLIDPVDPHCPIRRQVIPLSREFQAFEGMRVDSLAEDEHSPVPGLVHRYPDRVLMLVTTHCASYCRYCTRSRMVGDPQQAFSKQQLDRQIEYLRRTPQVRDVLLSGGDPLTLSDALLEYLLGQLRQIEHIEIVRMSTRVPVFLPQRITADLCALLRRHHPFWLNVHINHPKEITPELSEALAKLADAGIPLGCQSVLLAGINDSLEIQRQLVHKLVQNRVRPYYLYQCDLVKGAGHFRTSISKGIEIIEGLRGHTSGYAVPTFVVDLPEGGGKVPVGPNYILSQGSHRVVLRNYEGLIVAYEEPQDYVEPARIPQGSLGVSGLLQGEARVLKPEGFEAHHHRPYHREP, encoded by the coding sequence ATGCCAGCCACCGCTGTTCCCCAAGCTGCCATCCCCAATCCATGGTCAGAAGTGCCGCTAACTGAGTGGGCGGATTGGCACTGGCAACTGGGGCATCGCCTCAACTCCCGCGCAGATTTGGAACAGCTGATACAGCTTACACCGGAGGAAAAGGAGGCTTTGGATCAGGAGAGGAAGTTTCGTGTCGATATCACCCCCTACTTTGCCCGCCTTATCGATCCGGTGGATCCCCACTGTCCGATCCGTCGGCAGGTGATTCCCCTCAGCCGGGAATTTCAAGCCTTTGAGGGGATGCGGGTAGATAGTCTGGCGGAGGACGAGCACAGCCCTGTGCCCGGTTTGGTGCACCGCTACCCGGATCGGGTGTTGATGTTGGTGACGACCCACTGTGCCAGCTACTGTCGCTACTGCACCCGCAGCCGCATGGTAGGGGATCCGCAGCAGGCGTTTAGCAAGCAGCAGTTGGATCGGCAGATAGAGTACTTGCGCCGTACCCCGCAGGTGCGGGATGTCTTGCTCAGTGGCGGGGATCCCCTTACCCTTTCCGATGCCTTGCTGGAGTACCTACTCGGCCAACTCCGCCAGATTGAGCACATTGAGATTGTACGCATGAGCACTCGTGTGCCGGTGTTTTTGCCCCAACGGATCACCGCCGATCTCTGTGCCCTGCTGCGCCGCCATCACCCCTTTTGGCTGAATGTACACATCAACCATCCCAAGGAGATCACTCCCGAACTGAGCGAGGCGCTGGCCAAACTGGCGGATGCAGGGATCCCGTTGGGGTGCCAAAGTGTGTTGCTGGCCGGGATCAACGACAGCCTCGAGATCCAACGGCAACTGGTTCACAAGCTTGTCCAGAACCGGGTGCGTCCCTACTATCTCTACCAGTGTGACTTGGTGAAGGGGGCCGGTCACTTCCGCACCTCTATCTCCAAAGGGATCGAAATTATCGAAGGCTTGCGCGGCCACACCAGCGGCTATGCGGTGCCCACTTTCGTGGTGGATTTACCGGAAGGGGGAGGCAAGGTGCCGGTTGGCCCCAACTACATCCTCAGTCAGGGATCCCATCGGGTTGTGCTGCGCAATTATGAAGGACTGATCGTGGCCTATGAGGAACCGCAGGACTATGTGGAACCGGCCCGGATCCCACAAGGCTCTCTGGGGGTGAGTGGGCTGTTGCAAGGAGAAGCCAGAGTGTTGAAGCCGGAAGGCTTTGAAGCCCACCACCATCGGCCCTATCACCGCGAGCCATAG
- a CDS encoding MinD/ParA family ATP-binding protein, whose amino-acid sequence MAKIVSIHSYRGGTGKSNTTANLSAQIAKQGKRVAVIDTDIQSPGVHVLFGLEEDKTGHTLNDYLWGKCRIEEAAHDLTPKAAKAAGGTLYLVPSSVKASDIARILREGYDVGMLNDGFQSLLKKLKLDYLFIDTHPGLNEETLLSITISDVLVLILRPDRQDFQGTAVTVDVARRLEVPNMLLVVNKVLTSFDFAKVKQQVESTYNLTVAGVLPLSEDMVKLGSAGIFSLEFPDHQWSKTIQQIAAYILR is encoded by the coding sequence ATGGCAAAAATTGTCTCCATCCACTCCTATCGAGGTGGGACTGGGAAGTCCAATACAACAGCCAACTTGTCTGCTCAAATCGCCAAGCAGGGCAAACGAGTGGCTGTCATCGATACGGATATCCAGTCCCCTGGAGTTCACGTGCTCTTTGGACTGGAAGAGGACAAGACAGGCCACACCCTGAACGATTATCTCTGGGGAAAATGCCGCATCGAAGAAGCTGCCCATGATTTGACCCCCAAGGCCGCCAAAGCAGCAGGAGGCACCCTCTATTTGGTTCCCTCCAGTGTCAAGGCTAGTGATATCGCCCGTATTCTCCGCGAGGGCTACGACGTCGGTATGCTCAACGATGGCTTCCAGTCCTTGCTCAAGAAGTTAAAGCTCGACTACCTGTTCATCGATACCCACCCCGGCCTCAACGAAGAAACGCTGCTTTCTATCACTATCTCGGATGTCCTGGTGTTGATCCTGCGCCCAGATCGGCAAGACTTCCAAGGGACAGCCGTGACGGTGGATGTGGCTCGCCGTCTTGAGGTTCCCAACATGTTGTTGGTGGTGAACAAAGTGCTCACCTCCTTCGATTTCGCCAAAGTTAAGCAGCAGGTGGAGTCCACCTACAATCTGACGGTGGCTGGAGTGCTTCCCCTTTCAGAAGATATGGTCAAATTGGGCAGTGCTGGCATTTTTAGCCTTGAATTTCCCGATCACCAATGGAGCAAGACGATTCAGCAAATCGCCGCCTACATTCTTCGTTAA